A segment of the Leptospira barantonii genome:
TACCGATGACCGCCGTTTTTATTCTCGTGAACGGTCTTTCCCTAAAGCCCGTCTATCCTGTGTTAGTCGCCGTAGCGGCGTTTTCGATTTCATTGTATATCTTTCAATATGTCAGCGAAGATCCGAGAAGCGTATGGACCGAAAGTTTATCCGAGACGTTCTTAACGGCCAAAGCAAGTCCTCAGTATTACTTTACGATCGTTGCGCTTTTGATTCTTTACGGAGGAGTCACTTCGTTCATCGCTTTTACGGCGCGTTCTTTGCTTAAGGAATCCGTGCGTTCGGAACGTAGGAGTTCTCAGCTGGGAAGATATTTTTCACCGGGAGTGATCCAAAGAATCACCGCGGAAGATAATCTTTTTTCTCCGGGAGGAAGATTGCAGAAAATCGCGGTATTGTTTTGCGACATCCGAGATTTCACTTCCATCTCCGAAAAACTTTCTCCTCAAGAAGTGATCTCGCTTCTCAGCGAATATCATCGCGAAATGGTTCGGGTCGTTTTTGAAAACGGAGGTTCCGTGGACAAGTTCATCGGGGACGGAATTTTGGTGACGTTCGGAATTCCGGAATCCACGGACGCGGATTGTAGAAACGCGGTGGCCGCCGGAATCGAAATGAAAAAAGCATTAAAAAAATTGAATAAGCTTAGGATTCAAAAAGGGGAAGCTCCTTTAAAACAGGGAATCGGAATTCATTTCGGAGACGCCGTTTGCGGAAACATAGGCACGGAAGAACGTTTGGAATTCACCGTGATCGGAGACGCGGTCAACGCCGCTTCCAGAATCGAATCCGCTTGCAAAGAATTGAATTCCGAATTTCTAATCTCCGAAGAAGTTTTAAAACATACCGAACTCGTAAACGGATTTAAAACGGTTTCGAAGGGAGAAGTAAAGGTGAAAGGGAAGGAAAAACTTTTGAGTTTATTCGAAGTGATTCCGAACGATAACGAGGCGGGTTAAGACGTTAGACGCATCCGTCGAAGACGCTAAGATTTACGACGGATGCCGAGACGATTATCTTCCGTATTTTGCGAGAAGAGTCGCTTCGCCGATTTTAAGCGAGTTGATGTAAAAACCGATCAAAGCTCCGGAAGAATTCTGATCCGCAGGAATCTTATCCTTCAAAGCGTAAACTGTAAAGTAGTAACGATGCGGTTTATGACCTTGTGGTGGACAAGGACCGCCGTAACCGGCCGCGCCGAAATCGGTTCTACTTTGAATCGCTTCCTTAGGAAGAAGATTCTTTTCCAAGTTGCCGGCGTTTGCCGGAAGTGAAGTGGTCGTTGCCGGAAGATTAAAAACCACCCAATGCCACCATCCGCTTCCGGTGGGAGCATCCGGATCATAGACGGTCAACGCGATACTTTTCGTATCTTTGGGAAGCCCGGTCCAAGACAAGGACGGAGAAATATTTCCACCGGAACAACCGAATCCGTTAAACACTTGTTCGTTGGCGATCGACTTTCCCGCGGTAAGTTCGGGGCTTTTCAATTGAAACGGTTCCGCTTGAAGCAAGGTCGCGCTGAGAAACAACACGATTGCAAGTCCTTTGATTTTCATAAAACGAAGTACTCCTATCTAAACTTAGAGTTTATAATTCAACAGCAACTTAGACGAATTGCAAGATTAGTTTTGAGGATTTCGCAAAAAATAAGAATGAACGGTAAAAATCCGAGCGGATTCAAAGAGGAAATTGAGGATTTTTGAATATAAAACGAAAGGAGCCCGGATGGGCTCGCTTTTCGTAAGTGAAGAATGATTAGTTTAACCAGACTTTGCGGTTGTCGCTCGCATACTGATCGAAACTGATCGGATCTTTTCCGGTGATTTGTTTTACCGTATCCGAAATCGGAGCGCTATGCCCTTCTTTCAAGTTTCCCGCGATATACACGAGAACGTTTGCGTAGTCTTCGGGAACACCCGCGCCCACTAAACCTTTTTTAAAATCTTCGGGAGTGATGTCCGCGAATGCGATGGAAAGTCCCGTCGCCTTGGATAATTTTTGAGCGACCTCGTCGTGTGTGATGGATTCTTTTCCGGTTAGAGTGAATTCTTTTCCGTTTTGAGAATCATCCAAAAGCAAAGTTGTCGCACTTGCCGCGATATCTCTCGCGTCTATAAAGCTCGTCTTTGCATTGCCCGCAGGGAAGTAGATTTTTTTGTCCTTTAAGATTCCCGAAATCCAAAAGGTTTGAAAGTTCTGCATAAACCAGTTCGGGCGAATGATATTGTAAGCCAGCCCGGAGTTTTCAACGGCTCTTTCGAGTTTTCTAAAGGGAAGATCTTCGGGAGAATGTTCCACTCCGATCGCCGTCATGAGTACAATTTTTTGTAATTTTTTAGACTTTGCCTTTTCGATCCAAGGATTAAGAATGTTGTACTGATCCGTATAACCCGGTGGGGAAAGAAAAAAGGCTCTGTCCACTTGATCCAATGCTTCCAATCCTACGTTTGGTTGGGACGCGTCCGCTTTTACCCAGTGAAGGTTGGGCGCTTTTTTACCTGATTCCGGTTTACGAGAAGCCGCGTAGACCTCGTGGCCTTTTGCCAATAAATTATCTACAACGAACCCAGAAACCAAACCGGAAGCCGCATAAACGAAAATTTTCATAATTGATTCTCCTATAAAATAGAGTAACCCGGAACATAAAATCTGGCTATGTCCAATGATCTAAAAAGCATATCCAATCGTATAAATTGCTCGACTTCTGGATATGTTGGGTTACAATGAAAGAATGGATCTTCTTTCCGAAATATTAACCGCCGCCGCTTGGAAGAGCGATATTCTCGCGAGAACCTCGATGTATAAATCCTGGGGTTTGAAATTTCCCTGCGAACGAAGCGGAGGGTTTCACATTCTTTCCCAAGGTTC
Coding sequences within it:
- a CDS encoding YbhB/YbcL family Raf kinase inhibitor-like protein — its product is MKIKGLAIVLFLSATLLQAEPFQLKSPELTAGKSIANEQVFNGFGCSGGNISPSLSWTGLPKDTKSIALTVYDPDAPTGSGWWHWVVFNLPATTTSLPANAGNLEKNLLPKEAIQSRTDFGAAGYGGPCPPQGHKPHRYYFTVYALKDKIPADQNSSGALIGFYINSLKIGEATLLAKYGR
- a CDS encoding NAD(P)H-binding protein; the encoded protein is MKIFVYAASGLVSGFVVDNLLAKGHEVYAASRKPESGKKAPNLHWVKADASQPNVGLEALDQVDRAFFLSPPGYTDQYNILNPWIEKAKSKKLQKIVLMTAIGVEHSPEDLPFRKLERAVENSGLAYNIIRPNWFMQNFQTFWISGILKDKKIYFPAGNAKTSFIDARDIAASATTLLLDDSQNGKEFTLTGKESITHDEVAQKLSKATGLSIAFADITPEDFKKGLVGAGVPEDYANVLVYIAGNLKEGHSAPISDTVKQITGKDPISFDQYASDNRKVWLN
- a CDS encoding adenylate/guanylate cyclase domain-containing protein; this encodes MKPAEDILGQKEKRAFRIGYILRAILALSFIPPSLSISQSGTERLWILVLYVGTIAVSCTMLWFLSKERFCLKDDNRIAGWLGVLLDVLILSILPWTWYDSVGGDSIPRTYLMKTAFIPMTAVFILVNGLSLKPVYPVLVAVAAFSISLYIFQYVSEDPRSVWTESLSETFLTAKASPQYYFTIVALLILYGGVTSFIAFTARSLLKESVRSERRSSQLGRYFSPGVIQRITAEDNLFSPGGRLQKIAVLFCDIRDFTSISEKLSPQEVISLLSEYHREMVRVVFENGGSVDKFIGDGILVTFGIPESTDADCRNAVAAGIEMKKALKKLNKLRIQKGEAPLKQGIGIHFGDAVCGNIGTEERLEFTVIGDAVNAASRIESACKELNSEFLISEEVLKHTELVNGFKTVSKGEVKVKGKEKLLSLFEVIPNDNEAG